A single genomic interval of Primulina huaijiensis isolate GDHJ02 chromosome 7, ASM1229523v2, whole genome shotgun sequence harbors:
- the LOC140980209 gene encoding uncharacterized protein → MAGSEDLLLDLEELKQLQNIAKRPRVLSIISSGILYLEKLSTEAAAEPSSQTPIPVSAVHMPTPIPNLPKAASNPTLNYATLSSFSWDQDSDQLKIYISLEGVDKEKTETDFKPMSFDVKFRDVQGKNYRCAVPKLNKEIVPEKCKLIVKPKRVVISLIKASKGNWLDLHFKDDKLKPNLDKGSDPMAGIMDLMKNMYEDGDEEMKRTIAKAWTDARSGKAADPMNNYR, encoded by the exons ATGGCGGGCAGTGAAGATTTGCTTCTAGACTTGGAGGAACTGAAACAGCTTCAAAACATAGCGAAGAGGCCTCGCGTTCTCTCTATCATTTCCTCTGGGATTCTTTATTTAGAAAAG TTATCTACTGAAGCTGCTGCGGAACCATCTTCTCAAACACCAATTCCAGTTTCAGCTGTACACATGCCGACTCCAATACCAAATCTACCAAAGGCTGCATCAAACCCGACATTGAATTATGCTACTCTTAGTTCCTTTAGCTGGGATCAGGACAGtgatcagttgaag ATTTATATCTCATTGGAGGGGGTTGACAAGGAGAAGACTGAAACAGACTTCAAACCAATGTCCTTTGATGTGAAATTCCGTGATGTCCAAGGGAAGAACTATCGGTGTGCTGTACCTAAGCTAAACAAGGAGATCGTGCCTGAAAAATGTAAATTGATTGTGAAGCCTAAAAGGGTGGTTATCTCTTTAATTAAAGCTTCCAAGGGTAACTGGTTGGATTTGCACTTCAAAGATGATAAG CTGAAGCCGAATTTAGACAAAGGCAGCGACCCGATGGCTGGTATAATGGACTTGATGAAG AATATGTATGAGGATGGTGATGAGGAGATGAAGCGAACAATAGCTAAAGCGTGGACTGATGCAAGATCTGGAAAAGCTGCTGACCCTATGAATAATTATCGCTGA
- the LOC140980906 gene encoding phospho-N-acetylmuramoyl-pentapeptide-transferase homolog translates to MQSLNSCATNGRNLSNLGFTANFFSRLGCLSSRVSYNSSFRRRINRCYCFDAESFELRVRTHGSPARHRVLQVCAMDADSMGISSFDWGDSDMPVESLFSSSDSDNSDGEIILQPITDVDLPTSKERLLPADDAIAVTAHRLGMLSRARKKRKTVHGILNNVGLIVFSTFLLFIVDQWAWRVVRLPLESFYLMRPFVISAIIVCCVGYICVPLFRLLKLQSIIRKESPKQPKQHPSKKGTPTMGGLYFVPIGLLVAEVLLGFSSIEVSGAVVATVAFATIGLLDDFLSLKNYHIRLSGLTRVCLEAAVGVWFSYWLCTTDISTPYSMKMVVPLPAPVGLVRLDKVYTSLTLFCFVSMANGINVTNRLDGLSAGAAALAFVGMSIVVLPICADLAIFGASMAGACVGFLMHNRYKASIFMGDTGALALGGALAAMASCTGMFFPLFISSGVFVLEAVSVLAQVCFFKVTSFFGQTGPRLFHMAPFHRHLELSGVEEPMIVSAAYVVTCVLILCAAYVGLTSA, encoded by the exons ATGCAATCTCTCAATTCGTGTGCTACGAATGGTAGAAATCTATCGAATTTAGGATTTACTGCAAATTTCTTCTCTCGTTTGGGGTGTCTCTCATCTCGGGTTTCATATAATTCCAGTTTCCGCCGACGAATTAATCGATGCTATTGTTTCGATGCCGAG TCGTTTGAACTACGGGTGCGCACACATGGGTCTCCAGCGCGGCATAGAGTTCTTCAAGTTTGTGCAATGGATGCG GATTCAATGGGTATTTCGTCATTCGACTGGGGGGACAGTGATATGCCTGTTGAATCTCTGTTTTCATCCAGCGACAGTGATAACAGTGATGGAGAAATTATCTTACAACCAATAACGGATGTTGATTTGCCTACCTCGAAGGAGCGATTGCTTCCAGCTGATGACGCCATCGCGGTGACTGCTCATAGGCTTGGAATGCTTTCGAGAGCGCGGaagaaaagaaa GACTGTACATGGAATTCTAAACAATGTTGGGCTTATAGTGTTCTCGACGTTTCTTCTTTTCATAGTAGATCAGTGGGCATGGCGAGTTGTGAGATTGCCTCTGGAATCATTCTACTTGATGCGGCCTTTCGTAATTTCTGCAATTATAGTTTGTTGTGTAGGCTATATTTGTGTCCCATTATTTCgtcttttgaaacttcaatcTATAATTAGAAAAGAATCACCCAAACAACCCAAACAGCATCCTTCTAAGAAAGGAACCCCTACAATGGGTGGCCTATATTTTGTACCTATAGGCCTACTTGTTGCAGAGGTTCTACTTGGTTTTTCCTCCATTGAAGTTTCTGGAGCTGTGGTGGCTACCGTTGCTTTTGCTACAATTGGGCTATTGGATGATTTCTTGAGCCTCAAGAATTATCACATCCGGCTATCTGGCTTGACGAGAGTTTGTTTGGAG GCAGCTGTTGGTGTATGGTTCTCCTATTGGTTGTGCACAACGGACATATCAACACCCTACAGCAT GAAAATGGTGGTTCCTCTACCTGCGCCAGTGGGCCTTGTTCGCCTTGACAAAGTTTATACAAGTTTGaccttgttttgttttgtttccaTGGCGAATGGAATCAATGTAACCAATAGACTTGATGGACTGTCTGCGGGAGCTGCTGCATTGGCATTTGTTGGAATGTCTATTGTGGTTCTTCCAATATGCGCTG ATCTTGCTATATTTGGAGCATCAATGGCAGGAGCTTGTGTCGGTTTTCTTATGCACAACCGTTACAAAGCATCGATATTTATGGGTGATACAGGAGCCTTGGCCTTAGGAGGTGCCCTTGCTGCAATGGCTTCTTGTACGGGAATGTTCTTCCCTTTGTTCATTTCATCAGGAGTTTTTGTGCTGGAAGCAGTTTCCGTGCTTGCTCAG GTATGCTTCTTCAAGGTGACCAGTTTTTTTGGTCAAACTGGCCCGCGATTGTTTCACATGGCACCATTCCATCGGCACCTCGAGTTATCTGGAGTTGAAGAACCAATGATAGTTTCTGCAGCTTATGTTGTCACATGTGTCTTGATCTTATGCGCAGCATATGTGGGCCTTACTTCAGCATGA
- the LOC140981320 gene encoding gibberellin 2-beta-dioxygenase-like yields MASISTAQHVILAFSISQHIRPTAQFSAHVTAMVVLSQQVDILDNFSQVKKSYESTFTGIPVVDLSDPDAKTLIVEASKEIGFFKVVNHGVSMELISKLEDEAVRFFGLPLEEKQKSAGTANPFGYGNKRIGCHGDVGWVEYLLFCTNQELILQDAGAALPAISESLRCLVMEYVSSVRNLGCEVLEMMADGLQIMPRNILSKLIKDERNDSCFRVNHYPPSPELEAFGGGRNLIGFGEHTDPQIISIARSNHIEGLQICLQDTITWVSVPPDPSAVFINVGDSLQVMTNGRFRSVKHRVLAGGLGSRVSMIFFGGPPLSQIITPLASLMQEDEESSYKEFTWCEYKTSVYNTRLADNRLSHFQKS; encoded by the exons ATGGCGTCCATCTCCACTGCCCAACATGTAATATTAGCATTTAGCATCTCCCAACATATACGGCCCACGGCTCAGTTTTCCGCGCATGTCACAGCCATGGTGGTATTGTCTCAGCAGGTCGACATTCTTGATAATTTTTCCCAAGTGAAAAAATCATATGAATCCACTTTTACAGGAATTCCAGTAGTTGATCTTTCGGACCCTGATGCGAAAACTCTAATCGTTGAAGCCAGTAAAGAAATCGGGTTCTTTAAAGTTGTCAACCATGGTGTTTCGATGGAGTTGATCAGTAAACTCGAAGACGAGGCCGTCAGGTTTTTCGGACTACCCCTTGAAGAGAAACAGAAATCTGCGGGGACGGCAAATCCATTCGGGTATGGTAACAAGAGAATCGGATGCCATGGTGATGTGGGTTGGGTCGAGTATCTTCTGTTCTGCACCAACCAGGAACTCATTTTACAGGACGCTGGTGCCGCTCTTCCGGCAATCTCGGAAAGTTTAAG GTGCCTTGTGATGGAATACGTTTCATCAGTCAGAAATTTGGGCTGTGAGGTTCTTGAAATGATGGCAGACGGTCTGCAAATTATGCCAAGAAACATTCTCAGTAAGCTGATAAAAGACGAGAGAAACGATTCTTGTTTTCGGGTGAATCACTATCCACCGTCTCCAGAACTCGAAGCATTTGGTGGTGGTAGAAATTTGATAGGGTTTGGAGAGCATACAGATCCACAAATAATCTCTATTGCAAGATCTAACCACATAGAAGGCCTACAAATCTGTCTGCAAGATACAATTACCTGGGTCTCAGTCCCACCAGACCCCTCCGCAGTTTTCATTAATGTTGGTGATTCGTTGCAG GTGATGACAAACGGCAGGTTCAGAAGCGTAAAACATAGAGTGTTGGCCGGTGGTTTGGGGTCAAGGGTGTCAATGATTTTCTTTGGAGGGCCACCTCTGAGTCAAATTATTACACCTTTGGCTTCATTGATGCAAGAAGATGAGGAAAGCTCGTACAAAGAATTCACGTGGTGTGAATACAAAACATCAGTTTACAATACAAGACTGGCTGATAATAGACTTTCCCATTTTCAGAAATCATAA
- the LOC140980388 gene encoding outer envelope membrane protein 7, whose product MGAVTAALIAIAAVALGWLTIEIACKPCLESGRGAIDRNLNPDYDPDDETLDAPLNPNNNESDDSNAAASSTVSKAV is encoded by the coding sequence ATGGGGGCTGTAACGGCGGCGCTGATAGCCATTGCGGCCGTGGCTTTGGGATGGTTGACGATTGAGATAGCTTGCAAGCCTTGTCTCGAAAGTGGCCGAGGTGCCATCGATCGTAATCTCAACCCCGACTACGATCCCGATGATGAAACCCTCGACGCACCTCTCAATCCCAATAACAATGAATCTGATGATTCCAATGCAGCTGCCTCTTCCACCGTTTCCAAGGCCGTCTGA